GCTTAGATCCGGTAATGTTAGACAAAGCCACTTCTATTGAAACGTTGCTGGAGTTCTATATGGGTAAGAATACGCCGGACCGTCAAGATTTTATCATCAATAATTTGAAAGTAGAATTAGACGTAGTAGAAAAACAGGTATAAAACACTAAATAATCCCGAAACTTCGGGGCAGCATAAATGAAAGACGAAGAAGATGATATCATCCCAAACGAAGACGAAAACAACGATGAGTTGAACGAGTCTTTGAATGAGGAAGCCGCGGAAGAAGGTTTTGAAGACGTAATACGTCCTTCCACCGGAAGCCATTTCTATGAAAACGACGAAAACCCGGAAGATACCATTACCAAAGTAACCGGTATGTACAAGGATTGGTTCCTCGATTATGCTTCTTATGTAATTTTGGAACGAGCGGTTCCGGCTATTGAGGACGGATTCAAACCGGTACAACGTCGTATCATGCACTCCATGAAAGAGTTGGATGACGGTCGTTACAACAAAGTGGCGAATATCGTGGGACATACCATGCAGTACCACCCGCACGGTGATGCCAGTATTGGTGACGCCATGGTGCAAATTGGGCAAAAGGATTTGATTATCGACATGCAGGGAAACTGGGGGAACATCCTCACCGGCGACAGTGCGGCAGCTTCCCGTTATATTGAGGCTCGTATCTCCAAGTTTGGCCACGATGTTTTGTATTCGCCCAAAATTACCGAATGGGGTATGTCCTATGATGGTAGAAGAGCTGAACCTATAAATCTTCCGGTTAAGTTTCCTTTGCTTTTGGCCCAAGGTGCCGAAGGAATTGCAGTAGGGTTATCCACTAAAATATTACCACACAACTTCAACGAACTGATAGATTGTTCGATAAAAGTCTTAAAAAATAAACCGTTTACGCTATTTCCGGATTTCCCAACAGCCGGAATTGCTGATGTATCAAACTATAATGACGGTATGCGTGGCGGGCGTGTGAGAGTGCGTGCCAAGATTGGTCAGTTAGACAAACAAACGTTGGTCATTACCCAAATTCCGTTTTCAACCAATACGTCAACCTTGATTGACAGTATTTTAAAGGCTAATGAAAAAGGGAAAATAAAAGTCAAAAAAATAGAAGACAATACCGCTGCTGAGGTTGAGATTTTAATCCATCTCCCGCCGGGTGTTTCTCCGGATAAAACCATTGATGCTTTGTATGCATTCACGGCTTGCGAAACATCGGTAGCCCCATTAGGCTGTGTGATTGAAAACCACAAACCGTTGTTCATTGGTGTTTCCGATATGTTGAAAATCTCAACGCACCGAACCGTCGATTTGCTTAAACGGGAGCTGGAAATTCAGTTGGACGAATTAGAAAACAAATGGCATTTCTCTACTTTGGAAAAGATTTTCATCCGCGAAGAAATGTACATCGACTTCAAGTTGTACTCCGACAGAGAATCGCTTTATGTTTACATGTACGAGCGTTTCAAACCTTTCTTAAAGTCGTTTGTACGTGAAATCAATGATGATGATTTGCAAAAACTAACGCAGATTCCAATGATTCGTATCACGCGTTTTGACTCTGACAAAGCCGATGACGCCATCGCCAAGTTGGAAGCAGAGATGGAACAGGTTAAGCACCATTTAGATCATATCATTGATTTTGCTATTGACTTTTTCCAAAAACTAAAAGACAAATACGGTAAAGGCCGCGAACGTCAAACCGAACTCAGAAGTTTTGATACCATTGAAGCCACCAAAGTGGTTTTAAGAAATACCAAACTCTATGTAAACAAGGAAGAAGGTTTCTTCGGTACCGGTTTAAAGAAAGACGAATACGTTGCCGATTGTTCTGATATTGACGATGTAATTGTCTTCCTGCGTGACGGAAAAATGATGGTGGCCAAAGTGGATGATAAAAAGTTCGTGGGCAAAGACATTATCCACATTGCAGTTTTTGACAAGAATGATAAGCGTACGATTTACAATATGATGTATCGCGATGGGAAGAACGGTTCTACGTTTATCAAGCGATTCAATGTTTCCGGAATTACCCGTGACAAGTTCTACGATTTGACTCAGGAAAAAGCCGGAAGCCAGGTCTTGTATTTTTCGGCTAATCCTAATGGAGAAGCGGAAACTGTTACGATTTTGTTGCGTCAAATTGGTAGCGTTAAGAAACTCAAATGGGATGTGGATTTCTCCGATATTGCCATCAAAGGAAGAGCTTCGAGAGGCAACACCGTGACCAAATACCCGATTAAGAAAATTGAACTTAAAGAAAAAGGAATTTCCACGTTGCGTCCGCGCAAAGTGTGGTTTGATGATACCGTACAACGATTGAATGTTGACGGAAGAGGGGAGTTGTTAGGTGAATTCAGACCTAACGATCGCTTGCTGATTATCAATCAAAACGGGAAATTGAAAACCATTATTCCGGAACTGACTACACACTTTGATGAAGGAATGATTGTTTTGGAAAAATGGAATCCAAACAAACCGATTTCGGCCATTTATTACGACGGAGAGAAAGACCGTTATTTTGTGAAACGCTTCTT
Above is a genomic segment from Flavobacterium phycosphaerae containing:
- a CDS encoding DNA gyrase/topoisomerase IV subunit A, whose protein sequence is MKDEEDDIIPNEDENNDELNESLNEEAAEEGFEDVIRPSTGSHFYENDENPEDTITKVTGMYKDWFLDYASYVILERAVPAIEDGFKPVQRRIMHSMKELDDGRYNKVANIVGHTMQYHPHGDASIGDAMVQIGQKDLIIDMQGNWGNILTGDSAAASRYIEARISKFGHDVLYSPKITEWGMSYDGRRAEPINLPVKFPLLLAQGAEGIAVGLSTKILPHNFNELIDCSIKVLKNKPFTLFPDFPTAGIADVSNYNDGMRGGRVRVRAKIGQLDKQTLVITQIPFSTNTSTLIDSILKANEKGKIKVKKIEDNTAAEVEILIHLPPGVSPDKTIDALYAFTACETSVAPLGCVIENHKPLFIGVSDMLKISTHRTVDLLKRELEIQLDELENKWHFSTLEKIFIREEMYIDFKLYSDRESLYVYMYERFKPFLKSFVREINDDDLQKLTQIPMIRITRFDSDKADDAIAKLEAEMEQVKHHLDHIIDFAIDFFQKLKDKYGKGRERQTELRSFDTIEATKVVLRNTKLYVNKEEGFFGTGLKKDEYVADCSDIDDVIVFLRDGKMMVAKVDDKKFVGKDIIHIAVFDKNDKRTIYNMMYRDGKNGSTFIKRFNVSGITRDKFYDLTQEKAGSQVLYFSANPNGEAETVTILLRQIGSVKKLKWDVDFSDIAIKGRASRGNTVTKYPIKKIELKEKGISTLRPRKVWFDDTVQRLNVDGRGELLGEFRPNDRLLIINQNGKLKTIIPELTTHFDEGMIVLEKWNPNKPISAIYYDGEKDRYFVKRFLVENENKEETFITEHEKSQLEIVSTDWRPVAEVVFAKVKGVQKDTITVDLEQFITVKGIKAIGNQLTTDKLKQVNLLDPLPYEEPEEEQPEEVEVTGEGNVSEDIQTETDDDGQITLSLE